The following is a genomic window from Tachysurus fulvidraco isolate hzauxx_2018 chromosome 24, HZAU_PFXX_2.0, whole genome shotgun sequence.
AACTCAGCAAGTATTTTTTAATGGTAGTTTTTCTGATAGTAAATGTATATCATGCGGTATTCCACAGGGCAGCTGTCTGGGTCCActcttattttacatttttgtgaatGATTTGCCCCATGTTGTTAGAAATGCAGAAGTTGTACTGTATGCAGATGATGCAAGTTTATTTTGTGCATCTCCTTCAATAACCGATCTAAGTATGAACCTTCAAAACCAATTAAATTTGATTATCAAATGGGTTAATTTGAACAAATTAGTACTAAATATTTCCAAAaccaaatgtattgtttttgatactaaacatttgttaaaaaaaccTTGTAACCTAAATTTGACTATTGATACAACTTTGGTTGAGCAGGTTACTACAACTAAACTATTGGGTGTCAAGCTGGATAATCAGCTCTCATGGACTGACCAGATAAATCATATTGTGTCTAGGATGGGTAGAGGCATTGCTTTAGCTAGGAAGTGTGTGCCGTTTTGTCCACCTTCAGTCATGAgaacagtagtccagtctttgGTCTTGTCACATCTGGAGTACTGCTCAGTTATGTGGTCCAGTGCTACACAGGAGCACTTAAAAAACTTCAACTTGCACAGAATAGAGCTGTCAGAGTTGCTCTTGGCTGTTCGTACAGGACCGGTGTGAATGAGATACACACTATATTAGTATGGTTGAAGGTACAGGATAAATTAAAGATAAGTCTTCTGTCCTACATGCATGATGCCATCTGTAAAAACAACCCCAGATTTTTTGTGGATAAATTGGTTTACAGAGGGTATTGCCACCTACATATTACTCGGCAGGTCAGCTCTGGTGATGTAGTTGTTCCTTTTGCAAGGTCAAATTGTATGAGGAGAACTGTACTATTTAGATGTGTGTATAAGACAAATAAGCAATATATCTTGTTTTAAAAAGATGGTAAAAAAATGTCTGATCTGTAATGAAAACTAAGTGTAATGACTCAAATTGAagtgtatttattcttttgataacattgtaaaaagtgtaatgtgattgtgtatatgtgtgattgtgtataatATGTTGATATTGTAAAATGGACCCCAGGAAGATTAGCGACCACTCGTGGAAGCTAATGGggttccaaataaataaataaataagacacacacacacacacacacacagacacacacacacacacagacacacacgtacatacacacacacacacacacgtacatacacacacgcacactcacacacacacagacacacacgcacacacacagagacacagacacacacacacatacacacagagagacacacagacacacacacgcgcatacacacacacgcgcgcatacacacatacacacacacacacgcagacacacacacacacacacacacacacataaagagaGACTATGAGTAATCTCTATAACACATTTCTACAGCAGAAACCGTGGAGCAGCTGAGCTGTGAGTGATGTCATCATGTTATGTCACAAGACAGATCTGAGAACAGTGAAGGCACAAAACATACACCTGGGtccagaaaacacacactggtggaAAAAACAGGAACTTTATGAGGTAATTATCCACAAAAGACATGTCCATAAATGAAACACACAGCATCActgaagaaaagaaacacagcTGAATAAATGAAGCCTTGGACTGACTCCTGCTCAATTcttacaaagacacacaaaggaTTAAAAGAGTCAAGACGTCAAGAAGCTTAATTTTTTTggcatttcaaccatatataccaTTCATACGACACAGTTTGTAGTAAAAAAGCAGCTGAAATCTGAGAGAATCCACTCATTGCTAAaggtttacagaacataaggTTCACCCCAGGTCCAATCTAAACTGTCATAAATTAGCTGAGTTTAGAATAATTCACATGGAGGAGGGATGGTGACCCATGTTGTATAGGATATTtcacagtgcaaataaaaactCATAATGATGGGGATAAGACAATTTTATATAAGATTAtattaaagtataataataatagaaaatgtaaaatttaaaagtttaaaattttaaattgtatGTAGGGGGCACGTTGGCATAGTAGGGAGAacgttagcacgttcgcctcacacctccagggtcaggggttcgattcccgcctccgccttgtgtgcatgttctccccgtgcctcgggggtttcctccgggtactccggtttcctcccccggtccaaagacatgcatggtaggttgattggcatctctggaaaattgtccatagtgtgtgtgtgtgtgtgtgtgtgtgtgtgtgagtgagtgaatgagagtgtgtgtgtgccctgtgatgggttggcactccatccagggtgtatcctgcctcaatgcccgatgatgcctgagacgcacaggctccccgtgacccgagaagttcggataagcggtaggaaatgagtgagtgaataaataaatgaatgaatgtaattgtATGTGCAGGTGGAGAGCGTCGGGGAAATCAGGATGAAGTCTTCATGTAAGAtaaggaaaagaaacagaaggaCGGTGTTTGTTAGCAGTAGTTTGTGGAGTTGATAGAATGTTCTTTGTGAGCATTTATTAACATGTACACAGTGCTGACTACAATAAACCTCATCTCTGCTTTCATCCAGTCTAAAGAATGgacttttaatttcttttagtTTAGTGCGCTTATTAATCTGGTGATTGGAGTCAGAAAGATTCctttttaaaagattaaaaatgtctcttttattattatttttaaccacATCAGATGTCAgagttttgaatctgatgtgtgcagctgaCAGAAGCCAGTTGTGGAAGTGCAGCAATGGCATGGAGTGGACATTGGGCAGATAAAACAAGTCACGCATCTgctttttggatcatttgcaatGATCAAAACCAGAGCGAGGGGCAATAGAACCACAGCAAGGAGTTCtgcaaaaagaaaatgagagctATCTGAGAAGTTTCTGTTTATAAAATCAGTCCTGCTGTGTCTAGATTTTTGCTGTTCAAGTCTTCTACAAAAGGTGGATTAGGAGACCTTCACCACTGTCCTTTGGAGGTTGGTGGTgatgtcaatcaatcaatcaatcaaattttatttatagagcaccttacaacaacCAAAatgagcacaaggtgctttccagtaaaacaacaatagacaataaaatataagaacacaatgaacatgAAATAGCAGTTGAATCAGGGGCTTCATGTTAAAAGCTTGTACGATTAAATGCGttttcaactgcgatttaaaaacactcggCACAGTGATGCATCGTATGTGTGCCTaaagtgcgttccacagctttggtccctgaACGGCAAATGACCAGCCTCCAAACTTTCTATATTGTACTTGGGAGTGACCAGAGAGGTttgtccagaggagcggagagatctggctggttgctagacctttattaattagGCGAGGTGAGCATTTGGAGGTGTTAgagagaagacgtgctgccAGGTTTTGTACCATTTGGagccgattgagaagtgattgattaagtccagtgtagagagcattagAGTAGTCAGTCATCGAGCTGATGAAGGTATGTATAGCTTTTTCATGGTCAGCTTGGGACAAGAATGTGATGTcactgacttttattttgagGTTTTTCTACACAGTTCTAACAAAGGTTCCTGTTGTCAGCTGCTTGACCTGTTTCATGTAAGGTGTTGGTACAGATTGTTCCATCAGCTTCAAAATAGTTTGCATTTCTTTTGTAGACATCTCTCTGctcttcatgttggtttatcctTTTTCTTTCAACAGGTGAATCCCAGGAATCAAACCAAGAGTAGACATTCAGAGATCCAACAGAACACATCCAGGCAACAAGAAACACCTGTTAGTCACATGTTCCAATACTGTTCAAATAAAAAGGTGCCATGTTCTATGTAGTTAAACACgcctagatgtaaatatcagtacaTGCAAGATGAAATTCTGATCCATCATCTCATATTCACACCCATGTAACTTCAGTGTGTGGCAGAAACAAGTCCGTCCCTCTGGTAGCTTCCATAAAAAAGGCCTCTGTTTAAAGTTGTTCCTGCCAAAATCCATTTGTGTtggagtgtttgtgtagagtgtgttgCCATAGCGACTTGGCTGTGCTGGTGCCATTTGGAAACTCCATGCCAAATCACATTATCCCAGTTAATAAAGACAACATCACGTCACAAAGAATCAGGTATCATTATATAGATGCTGTAGAAAATATTAGTATTGGCTTTATTTGGTTCTCAGTCTCACAGAATGAGGTATttcctgttctgtttatttagaCAGTCAGTCCAGTGAGTTTCCTACAGCTGCAATGCATCAAATTCACTGTACTGAAAGTCCAGAGGCACTGCTGCTGAAATGCTCTGAGTGTGTTGTTCTGCCCCAAAACTCTAACAAAGCAAAGAGGTAGatcatttctctctctacaTAAGAGCCATTAAATTACAGCACCGCTCATTTagctgtatgtatgtgtgtatgtgtgtatgtatgtatgtatgtgtgtatgtgtgtatgtatgtatgtactgtatgtatgtatgtgtgtatgtatgtgtgtatgtgtgtatgtatgtactgtatgtctatgtgtgtatgtatgtgtgtatgtatgtatgtactgtatgtatgtactgtatgtctgttctgtatgtatgtatgtatgtatgtgtgtatgtatgtatgtatgtatgtatgtatgtatgtatgtatgtatgtatgacggtatgtatgtactgtatgtgtgaatgtatgtatgtatgtactgtatgtatgtatgtgtgtatgtatgtactgtatgtgtgtatgtatgtatgtgtgtatgtatgtactgtatgtgtgtatgtatgtgtgtatgtatgtatgtactgtatgtctgttctgtatgtatgtatgtatgtatgtatgtatgtatgtatgtatgtatgtatgtatgtatgtatgtactgtatgtatgtatgtatgtatgtatgtatgacggtatgtatgtactgtatgtgtgaatgtgtgtatgtatgtatgtgtgtatgtatgtatgtattgtatgtgtgaatgtgtgtgtgtatgtatgtatgtatgtatgtatgtatgtatgtatgtgtgaatgtatgtgtgtatgtatgtactgtatgtatgtatatttaagCAGATCACTGGGTTCTCGATTGAAAACGAAATAAGAAACTAAGAACATTAATCAGAACTTCCTCTTTAACTACTTCCCCTGATTTGAATTCAAGGATTGCACACTTCCCTGGAACCCACTGCGACGTCATTAGAAGCGAGGAGGGGGTGCTTACAATGATTGTTTTCAGTATAAAGAAGGCTTTACTGGGGCCCCAGTCCCTTCTGGTCCCCCTTCAGTCGAACTATGGCATGGACAAGAGCAGCGATGCAAAGCAGAGCTTTTGTTAGAAGTCACAGCTCAGTTTTTGGGTTGCCAGGGAGGATCGAGTCGCAATTCCTTTCACCTCTGCATCAGGACTGTGTTGATTTCAACTAAATCTCAAACATGCTGCAGATTATGCTGAAATGTTTCGTCCTCTTCATCCTCCAAACAGGTATGTTAACACAGACGGCAGTAAAGTGAAGGAGAAATGATGTTTAGTTTagaatgaacatgaacattctTTATATTAGAACAAGAATTtcttaaaagatttatttataatgttatatgTGGCAAGTAATCAAACTGAATACATAAACAAGtcatcaaacaaacaacattacaaaataaaatattatatagccttactgtatgtaaaaggGAAGTAAAGGAACCAAAAAAAACGAGGCTCCTGGCATCTCGCTTAACCAGTAATTCAGTGAAATGGTGGTTTACTCTTAGATAGTGTATATGTACTAAAGTTACTGTAGAATTCAGATGGAGTTATTATAGTGTTTCATACTGCATTAATCCTGAGTTATTGTGGCTGAGGGGTTAACTATCAGTACCAGTCCCAATCCCagataagtcaagtcaagaagtacACGGatcatggtgttacataaaacaaagacagagcttaaggacttagtaagttagtcctggatacataaagtgcatctgtgtaacctggtgtaaacagtgcaggacaaatacTTTTTTTGCACTGACCAATGTGCTTTTTTACGAATCTGACGTAAAAACTGTGACAAATTCATATATACGGATCAAATGAACTGCTGAGGCGAcactgaacaacaacaacatatatGGGACACTGGATTTATTCACTCAGGGCTGTTGATGCtgcaaaaatgcaaatgaaaagaAGGTTGCAGCAGGGGGCAGGAACGTGCAATGTGAAACAAGGTCAGATGATAaagagccaggattcagtgttaaccctgAGGAACGTAGGAGCAGCGTGAAACCTCTGACTACATACACTACGGGCTGAGTTCCTCATCACCACGGGAACTGTTTTATCtgtgagaaacacttttgttttgGGTTTACCTAAGTGAAGATTCACCTTCTTTCATGGAGGTTGATCACGATATCAGAGCATGTTTAGAACATGATTTCCTGATGAGAAAtagctctaaaaaaaaacagtcaatttCAGTCAGTCTCTATCAGAAGAGAAAGTCTGCTCATACAGTAgttagtatatacagtacatgaaaacTGGTTCATTGCAGTAGATGTCTGTGACAATCTCACACCGTCCTCAGTATCAGGTGATGACTGCTCTCTGGAGATTACCCCCTCGAGAGCGGTGGTGAGGTTTGGAGAAGCGGTGTCGGTCATCTGTATGGCGTCCCGGCCTGTGCGTGTGTTAGGATGGGAATCAGCCATCGGAGCGTCGTACACTCAGCGTGACCTTTCAGTCCAGTGGCAGGTGGACAGCTTGATCGACTGGATCGAGGAGCCGATCTGCTACGGGGTTTTCTTCACTGCACCCAGACAGTGTGAAGAGAAGCTCAACCTTGTTCTATACAGTATgatcaaacaccacaaacatgtATTATTGCTTTGATCACTTGACTTTATCTATACATATAAGTGACCATGTTACGTTTTGATTCACCAGAAACTCCAGACAGCATCTCCATCAGCTTAGTGAACCACACCGGAGCCATGGTGGAAGGCAGAGAGTATCAGCTGCTGTGTGAGATACAGAACATCGCACCAGTTCAGTACCTCACGCTCAGATGGTACAGAGGACAGACTGAAGTTTATAATAACACCTTCTCTGAGCTGTCACCTGCCACCCCAGTCCAAGTGTCTTCTACCCTACTGATCACACCAAGCAAAGCAGAGGATGGAGCTCCATACAGCTGTGAGGCGGCACTGGAACTGGGACTGGAAGGACCTCAACCATCTCCCAGAGTGAAATCAGAGCCTCTCAACATTAACGTTCACTGTAAGAGCCCCACAGCAGCAGTGTTTACAACACTGTCAGTATCGTTGTTCTGTGAGAAGATTAGGTGAGAATGATCATGATTATTTCTCCTCAGACCCTCCGGACTCGTTCGAACCACAGCAGGAGTTTGTCGAGCTTGAGGACGGCGATAAGATCACTCTGAATTGCTCAGTAGGAGGAAATCCACCACCTCTGTACAGCTGGAGCTCACTTCACCTGCAGGAGACTGACGATAATCAGGCGCTCTTCACGGCTTCCTCCTCAGGCTCTTACACCTGTACTGCGTACAATTTACTGGGCAAATCCAGCAAGGAGTTCATCATCAAACTCAAATCCAAAGGTACGAGGCTCAGGACACACACAATATGGTACAACAGACGAGACTATTCACCTTTACATGCAACGATAAAaaagatttgtgtgtttttaatacatAAGTACATTAATATATTGACGTGTCTTTTCCTTTCTGCAGGTGTTTAGTTTCACTCGTCTTCATCGTCTTTAAACTGGATGGAGTTACAGATggtatgtgtgtctctgccttTTAAAAGCATTACACTTTTCCAGTAGAAGATTGACACTGCAGTGTGTCTGAGCTGCTCTACTGACACTCCGTCCTTTCGGGTGTGAAGACGTCTGACGTCCAAACCTCCCAGAGCCtgtaattattttcccacaTATAAATCTTCCAGTTTCCCCTGTGATGATCACATCCCTGAATATCTCTAACATGGTGTCTATGATAGATGATTTAATGTctctatttttaacattttaaaacctatttttaaaataaaatgagcaCATGACCACCAgtctttgtgtattttatcTGGTAGGAGCTGGCTAAAAGTTTATACACTAAGAACAAACGTTTCATTccgctacaagagcattagtgagatcagacactgatggtgtaagagtgaggaggtctggggttcagtcggtgttcagtggggttgagtcagagtcagggctcagtgcaggacactcgagatcttctactccaaccttcacacaccatgtcttcatggagctctgtgctttgtgtacggGGACATTGTTATGATGGGACAGGGGTCGAGTCCCTGAgatccagtgaagggaaactgtaaagcTACAGCGTACAGAGATTTTCTAGAGAACTCTGTGTTTCAATTTAAGAAGTAGAAGATTTGGGTGTCGTGgacaggggtgcacaaacttttggacATAAAGTATTTTTGTGCGGTctagggtggagtataaggtccttctctgtgtgttcaaggccatcaatggtctggccccggcctacctcacagaattaataaaggtctagcaaccagccagatctctccgctcctctggacaaacctctctggtcattcccaaatacaaATATGAGATGTTTGGAGGCCGgacatttgccatcaagggaccaaagctgtggaacgcacttcaGGCACACatacgatccatcactgtgctgagtgtttttaaattgcAGTTGAAAAcgcatttattcatacaagcttttaacacgtagacccggtttcaactgctattttgtgtcattgtgttcttattgattttattgaatttattttttattgttgttttactagaaagcaccttgtgctccatttggctgttgtaaggtgctctataaataacatttgattgattgattgattgattgattgattgattgattgacatctctaaaAATCACAAAGATGTAATATACAGATTTGATATACTGTGGCTGGATTATGTGGTTGGATGAATATTGTGGAATGAGGTGTAGATTAAATGAGCTCATGTGCTAAACTGTTTTGTCAGAAGGTGTGGATTAATTTGGTGTAactgcagctctgactgtagtgcagCTTCCAAATATTGCTGACAAACTGCTATAAAAGTCAAAGCTCCCAGAGACCAATAAAAGGACTCAGATCTGCTCGGAGACTGTGGATGTGGCTGACACACTAACAGAAACGTGTAAGTGGTTTAAAATGTGACGTTATGTTTGTTagtaaattataattaataattttaaagttttaactGTCGGTACATGAGGAATAAAAACTTCAGCATATGATATCACCAAAAAAGAATAGATTGTTATGTTTATCTCTTTACCTTTacatacacatttgtaaatttaATGGCACCCTTTATGGACGGGTTGAAAAGTCCAAATGatataaaacacttttgtacttttgtgtgtttgatcaaATTTAATTTTGCAGAGGGATTTAGTGGAAGACGTGGAGAATTAAAATCTTCCTGTCACTGGTCAGATTTAAGGTGCAAGACATGAACAAATCTGttgcatttaaatgaacatgaacaataaaaaaataagagctgctgttaaataataaagaaataaatgcataCATGAATACACTGTTTAAATACACTTTCACTCTAGACACGTTCCAGGTCTGTTCtctggtatttatttatttatctcttattCATTGTGGAATAACAAGCTTCCACACACCAGTACAGACAGTATGTGAGCTTGGGGAAGGAGATCACACTGCTTTAGAGTTGAAATCTGAGTTACGGGGGATTTCAAGCaaaatacttttgttttttcagccATATGATTTGCACTAGCACAGTAATATATAACTAGAAtatacatttcctgaagaaaatgtgaatggtgcttgcacgtggcaaatccCGGCACTCGGTTGTTAGGGTGTTTTGGGTGTTACTGTCGGAGGCaggtggacagaaagctagggtgccaatacttttggaatcattggattgcTAATatggagttgatagttacatgtattgagagtctcctttacatctacagagaacacaggagagaagccgtgcctgagctctgcgcacgctgtgtgtgtgtgtgtgtgtgtgtgtgtgtgtgtgtgtgtgtgtgtgtgtgtgtgtgtgtgtgtgtgagtgtgtgtgtgtatgtgagagagattagaggaattttaggaatttcccattcaagtcttttttggtcattttttcgTCCACTGTGCGAACATTGTTGGTTGAattgcttataaaagtcatagcacacctctcctcaatgagccggtcgttTTGACACCTTATTCATGGGTCTAcgacaaaagctgtgggacaagttacaCACCGAAAAGGTGTCTGGAAGAAGAATAATCcgtatgcaagataacaagaatgttgctttgcaagcaccattaattataCAGTAATACGTCATACTTAAGTTTGGCCATACCACATTAATGGCACATGGATGTGGATATCaattatttggtctgttcgtccggcgaacaggccgtgtaacctttattaattctatgaaggaggtatcgtataaaggcagcggtacattacatacacagatcagtaatcgaagggtaactgaggttaatacgatattgtgttcttacagtataaaggcaaagaaacaaaaatgaaacataaaacaagatgcactttcattagggaagtaaaaagaaaacgatagcttcgtatacattctgacatcagaccttaaaggggcatacagcattagaacaggtatacattaacatgccatcagtaattagagtataactgatgttaaatacaatgttgttttctgacacatgaataaaatacacccttgtcaggaaattaagtaACTCACAACACAAAAGTGATAGAGCAGGACGAGGCCTGGACGGGGAAGAGTTATAAAGTTGAAACCAAATAACTGaaactgaattttaaatttGGCTTCACcctctgtttaaagtttaattaaaaataagtgaGGGGAAGTGGGAAGGAAATAAATgagaagggagaaaagagagagatgcaaatattgataataataaaaaaaataaaagcagataacaaaatgtcaaaatcgaaattcagtaaaaaaattattactaataataataaaacaaaacatgaccaaacaacaacaaaaagcaaCCAAAATTGATCATAATAAAAAGGGAAACAATAAATTaagaataacaaaacaataataaacgaagatacaaaaataaaaatgaaataacattGAAGGGACAAACCACAAAAgccaggtgagagagagagagagagagagagagagagagagagagagagagagagagagcgagatggtgcaagagagagagagagagagagagagagagagagagagagagagagagagagagagagagcgagatggtgcaagagagagagagagagagagagagagagagagagagagagagatagttcACACACCCTGAAGTTATATACGTGTCATGCGACCTTATTTCGACCGGTTCAAATTAAGGAAGCAGTCTTTATTCACTACCTCTATAAAATTGTAAGACTGAGAGGACgaaacttaataataaaggtAAAATAGAAGTTTATATAGTCAACAGGGTTCCTTCACTGTTGATATGTAAGATTAGGTCTTAAGAGTTTGCTGATAAGAGTTACACTTCTCAAATCCCAGTTTAACAACTGAGGAAAGGTTTCTCCTTTCCACAAATTCAACAGTTTGTGCCACTTAACGGCACACAGTGGGTAGGTCAGGTTTCCTTCGCTGCCCcccaaataaatagataaacaaaagaacagGATTTCCTCCTTTTACATATCACTCAACAACTGGTCAGCAGTATCTTTATGATTGGATCTGCATTAGGCACGTATCAGTTAGCTACTCTGATGGATAAACCTAAAGGAGTGCTATCGTCTAGTTGAACGAATTTGGAACACGCAATGACTTCAACAGCGATACAAATACAAGGCCTTAAAACATGATAAGAGGAACACGCTCAAATCGATCTTTAATCGAACTATGGGGAGATTTCTTCGTCCCCACGGCTGATCttgataatattaaaatgtgctATCAACACCAGTAAATTGACACTGAGTTAGCTCACAAAGCAAAGTTTGAACAACACGACTGCATTCTCCACCATTatatgtagcgattttggctcgtgaagcaaggtaaatatttatgagtaattataatgtgttatagtgacttctaaatattttaacctaagttaaAATTAAcagtaatggaattaacgttacacttatttggtctgttcgtctgGCGAACAgtccgtgtaacctttattaattctatgaaggcggtatcttcccggccgagaaagattcacttcttttactttataccgtaatttaaattaaattaacttaatagagcatgtagttcagaccagatgttgcaggtaccttaatttgtgagcgatactcagagacaatcacttatttggcacaaaaatatggcatttaatgaatgagacaaacacaacagtttgagacaaacacaagtttctgtgacgatttcccagttagggtgtgattaattttgaagtttaagcttgccagtcctttccttccttttttattttcttctttccagtctcttcctccctttccccaattttaatttctttaaagaaaaagtaaagtaaaagtaaagtaaaagggaagtgaatctttctctcccgggaagataccgccttcatagaattaataaaggttacacggcctgttcgccggacgaacagaccaaataagtgtaacgttaattccattaccgttaatttcaacttaggttaaaatatttaggagtcactataacacattatagttacttataaatatttatgtagcttcacgagccaaaatcgctacatggttgtgttgttatagtactgcattattattgttatgataAAGCTTAACTTCTTGGTAGTTCACTTTATAACAATCCTTCTGTGCAGCATAGAAATATCATGTAAGTGGTCAAGCAAAGTACATCAAATTCacaaaatac
Proteins encoded in this region:
- the LOC113655758 gene encoding cell adhesion molecule 4-like isoform X1, which translates into the protein MLQIMLKCFVLFILQTVSGDDCSLEITPSRAVVRFGEAVSVICMASRPVRVLGWESAIGASYTQRDLSVQWQVDSLIDWIEEPICYGVFFTAPRQCEEKLNLVLYKTPDSISISLVNHTGAMVEGREYQLLCEIQNIAPVQYLTLRWYRGQTEVYNNTFSELSPATPVQVSSTLLITPSKAEDGAPYSCEAALELGLEGPQPSPRVKSEPLNINVHYPPDSFEPQQEFVELEDGDKITLNCSVGGNPPPLYSWSSLHLQETDDNQALFTASSSGSYTCTAYNLLGKSSKEFIIKLKSKGV
- the LOC113655758 gene encoding cell adhesion molecule 4-like isoform X2 — protein: MASRPVRVLGWESAIGASYTQRDLSVQWQVDSLIDWIEEPICYGVFFTAPRQCEEKLNLVLYKTPDSISISLVNHTGAMVEGREYQLLCEIQNIAPVQYLTLRWYRGQTEVYNNTFSELSPATPVQVSSTLLITPSKAEDGAPYSCEAALELGLEGPQPSPRVKSEPLNINVHYPPDSFEPQQEFVELEDGDKITLNCSVGGNPPPLYSWSSLHLQETDDNQALFTASSSGSYTCTAYNLLGKSSKEFIIKLKSKGV